A single window of Arcobacter venerupis DNA harbors:
- a CDS encoding response regulator gives MHNKNFLKELTIMLVEDDEIICEQLFSSMKDFFKEVIITKNGKEAFDKFLELKTKIDIVISDISMPLVNGIELLENIREIDKYIPFIFTTAYTQKDYLISSIKYGVNDFIVKPLDIGLLIDKIESVCKKNKSEIEIINHQEMIKEYFNTINKVAIVYIYDLEGKILYINDFFKELSKYEDNDLIGEHYTKIYHLDISKELINKQEESLKDSEKFTGNLKCSTKDNAVFYVNCTVLPSKENGKIKNFTSINFLTTKEENERREFKKKVLYNFQETKKIFSKAQERIDKLTFELSKYANYHKKEIILKNLQVENSIYLEKVYSVEEKIKRIKARQDMFTFEINIKIKQISQSAADLLDNSEKLQKKMNKMSHEIKLRDKYIKRLNLEVEERTQKIVNLEDVLLHRDSQILELK, from the coding sequence ATGCATAATAAAAATTTTTTAAAAGAACTTACTATTATGTTAGTTGAAGATGATGAAATAATTTGTGAACAGCTATTTTCCAGTATGAAAGATTTTTTTAAAGAAGTTATAATAACAAAAAATGGTAAAGAAGCTTTTGACAAATTTTTGGAATTAAAAACAAAAATAGATATTGTAATAAGTGATATTTCAATGCCTTTGGTAAATGGAATTGAACTTTTAGAAAATATAAGAGAAATTGATAAATATATCCCTTTTATATTTACAACTGCTTATACTCAAAAAGATTATTTAATTAGTAGTATAAAATATGGAGTTAATGATTTTATTGTTAAACCATTAGACATTGGCTTATTAATAGATAAAATTGAATCAGTATGTAAAAAAAATAAAAGTGAAATAGAAATAATAAATCATCAAGAGATGATTAAAGAGTACTTCAATACAATAAATAAAGTTGCTATTGTTTATATATATGATTTAGAAGGTAAAATCTTATATATAAATGATTTTTTTAAAGAGTTGTCTAAATATGAAGATAATGATTTAATAGGTGAACATTATACAAAAATATATCATTTGGATATTTCTAAAGAGCTTATAAATAAACAAGAAGAGAGTTTAAAAGATTCAGAAAAATTCACAGGAAATTTAAAATGTTCCACTAAAGATAATGCAGTTTTTTATGTAAATTGTACAGTTCTTCCTTCTAAAGAGAATGGTAAAATTAAAAATTTCACAAGTATAAATTTTTTAACAACTAAAGAAGAAAATGAAAGAAGAGAATTTAAAAAGAAAGTTCTATATAATTTTCAAGAGACAAAAAAGATATTTTCAAAAGCACAAGAACGAATAGACAAATTGACTTTTGAATTATCAAAATATGCAAATTATCATAAAAAAGAGATTATCTTAAAAAATCTTCAAGTTGAAAATAGCATTTATTTAGAAAAAGTTTATTCAGTTGAAGAAAAAATCAAAAGAATAAAAGCTCGCCAAGATATGTTTACTTTTGAAATTAATATAAAAATAAAACAAATTTCTCAATCTGCTGCTGATTTATTAGATAATAGTGAAAAATTACAAAAAAAAATGAATAAAATGTCCCATGAAATAAAATTAAGAGATAAATATATTAAGAGATTGAATCTAGAAGTTGAAGAACGAACTCAAAAAATTGTTAATTTAGAAGATGTTCTTTTACATAGGGATAGTCAAATATTAGAATTGAAATAA
- a CDS encoding PAS domain-containing protein, translated as MLKKDNLFSKLNIMIVESADDSCFGEDFINKFNSVIFKDNENDAIDYYKNNLNTEKKIDIILSQMYFSDKKATNILENIKKIDENISFIIFTKDIENSDLLTLIKLEISDFLFEPFTFDEIMLAIEKICDIKYNQLFKEKIQKDLENIIDLVDEVSIVSKTNLHNEIIFVNKSFCEISNFTQEELIGKKHNFLSDINRVVFDELEEIIHKGVLWEGKMKYLSKDSEEFFTYLTVIPLLDFRNNIKEFIWIQFLATEYEQEQKNFKRKVAQNINVSRRINTQAREKIDELQNQLEFYNSIDYIIEEEEKRKSKFSSQYKYFEKLSNESEEKLKEVSTRAKEKIKEVVSLQQEAKERNDLIRTSYKKVSREFFEKTSIVKDLVSVLSEQKNKIDTLLSRIDIKEIKLGLK; from the coding sequence GTGTTAAAAAAAGATAATTTGTTTAGTAAACTAAATATTATGATTGTTGAAAGTGCAGATGACAGTTGTTTTGGTGAAGATTTTATTAACAAATTTAATAGTGTAATTTTCAAAGATAATGAAAATGACGCTATTGATTATTATAAAAATAATTTAAACACAGAAAAAAAAATAGATATTATTTTAAGTCAAATGTATTTTTCTGATAAAAAAGCAACAAATATTTTAGAAAATATAAAAAAGATTGATGAAAATATATCATTTATTATATTTACAAAAGATATAGAGAATAGCGATTTATTAACTTTGATAAAATTAGAAATAAGCGATTTTCTATTTGAGCCGTTTACTTTTGATGAAATTATGCTTGCCATTGAAAAAATTTGCGACATAAAATATAATCAATTATTTAAAGAAAAAATACAAAAAGATTTAGAAAATATTATTGATCTTGTAGATGAAGTTTCCATTGTTTCAAAAACAAACTTGCATAATGAAATTATATTTGTAAATAAATCATTTTGTGAAATTTCTAATTTTACGCAAGAAGAACTAATAGGAAAAAAACACAATTTTCTTAGTGATATAAATAGAGTAGTTTTTGATGAATTAGAAGAAATAATTCATAAAGGAGTTCTTTGGGAGGGGAAAATGAAGTATTTATCAAAAGATTCTGAAGAATTTTTTACATATTTAACAGTAATTCCTCTTCTTGATTTCAGAAATAATATAAAAGAGTTCATTTGGATACAATTTTTAGCAACAGAATATGAACAAGAACAAAAAAATTTTAAAAGAAAAGTTGCTCAAAATATAAATGTTAGTAGAAGAATTAATACTCAAGCTAGAGAAAAAATTGATGAATTGCAAAATCAACTGGAATTTTATAATAGTATTGATTATATAATAGAAGAAGAAGAAAAAAGAAAAAGTAAGTTTAGTAGTCAATATAAATATTTTGAAAAGTTAAGTAATGAAAGTGAAGAAAAACTAAAAGAAGTAAGCACAAGAGCAAAAGAGAAAATAAAAGAAGTTGTTTCCTTGCAACAAGAAGCAAAAGAAAGAAATGATCTTATTCGAACTTCTTATAAAAAAGTATCAAGAGAATTTTTTGAAAAAACTTCTATTGTAAAAGATTTAGTAAGCGTCTTAAGTGAACAAAAAAATAAAATAGATACTCTTTTATCTAGGATTGATATAAAGGAAATTAAATTAGGTTTAAAATGA
- a CDS encoding aldose 1-epimerase family protein, translating to MNYEIKNSFIKAKIKSFGAELNSLQKVDENLEYIWQGNPKYWNRHSPILFPIVGRLKDDSYIYQNQKYNMTQHGFARDKEFEVVKNEVDFIEFRLCSDEKTLEIYPFCFELFISYKLEKNSLVIAYKVINKSLDKMLFSIGAHPAFNWPLEEDEKKEDYFLEFENINECKRYFLNDKGLVYKSEDLKIIENKMPLNEELFKNDALVFNDLNIKKLTLKNSNNQNFVKLNFVKFPYLGIWSKPSAAPFLCIEPWFGVADVENSTQNLKDKNAMITLQKDEIFSCFYSIEI from the coding sequence ATGAATTATGAGATAAAAAATAGTTTTATAAAAGCAAAAATTAAATCTTTTGGAGCAGAATTAAATAGTTTACAAAAAGTAGATGAAAACTTAGAATATATCTGGCAAGGAAATCCTAAATATTGGAATCGTCATTCTCCTATTCTTTTTCCAATTGTTGGAAGATTAAAAGATGATAGTTATATTTATCAAAATCAAAAATACAATATGACTCAACATGGATTTGCCAGAGATAAAGAGTTTGAAGTTGTAAAAAATGAAGTTGATTTTATAGAGTTTAGGCTTTGTAGTGATGAAAAAACTTTAGAAATTTATCCCTTTTGCTTTGAACTTTTTATCTCATATAAACTTGAAAAAAACAGTTTAGTTATTGCCTATAAAGTAATAAACAAATCCCTAGATAAAATGCTTTTTTCAATAGGTGCTCATCCTGCTTTTAACTGGCCTTTAGAAGAAGATGAAAAAAAAGAGGACTACTTTTTGGAGTTTGAAAATATAAATGAGTGTAAAAGATATTTTTTAAATGATAAAGGTTTAGTATATAAAAGTGAAGATTTAAAAATAATTGAAAATAAAATGCCTTTAAATGAAGAATTATTCAAAAATGATGCTTTAGTTTTTAATGATTTAAATATAAAAAAACTCACTTTAAAAAATTCAAATAATCAAAATTTTGTAAAACTAAATTTTGTAAAATTCCCATATTTAGGTATCTGGTCAAAACCTAGTGCTGCACCATTTTTGTGTATTGAACCTTGGTTTGGAGTTGCAGATGTTGAAAATTCTACTCAAAATCTAAAAGATAAAAATGCAATGATTACTTTACAAAAAGATGAAATTTTTTCTTGTTTTTATAGTATTGAAATATAA
- a CDS encoding MOSC domain-containing protein, whose product MKISNVLYIKVGIVTSTKLENSKRSELTSGIKKYPVSKANLTKTGFKEDFQADLEHHGGVNKTLFLFSALTYEKINSFFNNSFEMTNMAYFGENLILSDICEKDICVGDILKIGQTKVQITQPRQPCWKLSANTNQKNMTKFIFDNGLTGWYAKVLEEGIICQNDEVILQERKHPNLTIEKLNKLIVNPMSDETISLEALNCEDLGKQFFESLSKRFKLKDKDNQFSYYHT is encoded by the coding sequence ATGAAAATATCAAATGTTTTATATATAAAAGTGGGAATTGTAACTAGTACTAAACTTGAAAATTCTAAAAGAAGTGAATTGACTTCAGGAATTAAAAAATATCCAGTTTCCAAAGCAAATCTAACAAAAACAGGTTTTAAAGAAGATTTTCAAGCTGATTTAGAACATCATGGTGGCGTTAATAAAACTTTATTTCTTTTTTCTGCTTTGACTTATGAAAAAATAAACTCTTTTTTTAACAACAGTTTTGAGATGACAAATATGGCATATTTTGGAGAAAATCTAATTTTATCTGATATTTGTGAAAAAGATATTTGTGTTGGTGATATTTTAAAAATAGGGCAAACAAAAGTTCAAATAACACAACCAAGGCAACCTTGTTGGAAATTAAGTGCAAATACAAATCAAAAAAATATGACAAAATTTATTTTTGACAATGGGCTTACAGGTTGGTATGCAAAAGTCTTAGAAGAGGGAATTATTTGTCAAAATGATGAAGTTATTTTACAAGAGCGGAAACATCCTAATTTAACAATTGAAAAATTAAATAAATTAATAGTAAATCCCATGAGTGATGAAACTATTAGCCTTGAAGCTTTAAATTGTGAAGATTTAGGAAAACAATTTTTTGAGTCATTATCTAAAAGATTTAAATTAAAAGATAAAGATAATCAATTTTCATATTATCATACATAA
- a CDS encoding aspartate aminotransferase family protein, whose translation MNEDSYLLPLYNRLNVSFVKGKKSVLYDEKGKDYIDFTSGIGVNSLGYCNKELVKTMEKQANKILHTSNVYHIESQEKCAKKIVELSTYDMKCFFCNSGAEANESAIKLARKYGNTAFSTPKYKIITIQNSFHGRTIATLKATAQEDKHKYFGPYPDGFIYAKDITEAINLIDDSTVAVMLELIQGEGGIYMQDVNKVKELERTLKNKKLLLIVDEVQTGVYRSGNFLMSQYFAIKPDIITLAKGLASGIPIGVMMTSLKDVLTAGDHGSTFGGNHFSTTVCNKVLDILEEYLNSGKLESNINYFNKYLDHLVDSYPKIFLQRNGWGFMKGLVLKDENKLSEIINNALENGVLVLKSGKNIIRFLPPLTISKKEIKEGFNRFEKTIQQS comes from the coding sequence ATGAATGAAGATAGTTATTTATTACCTTTATACAATAGATTAAATGTATCATTTGTAAAAGGTAAAAAATCAGTTTTATACGATGAAAAAGGCAAAGATTATATAGATTTTACTTCAGGAATTGGAGTAAATAGTTTGGGATATTGTAATAAAGAACTTGTTAAAACTATGGAAAAACAAGCAAATAAAATTTTACATACTTCAAATGTTTATCATATAGAATCTCAAGAAAAATGTGCAAAAAAAATAGTGGAATTAAGTACTTATGATATGAAATGTTTTTTTTGTAATAGTGGAGCAGAAGCAAATGAAAGTGCAATAAAACTTGCAAGAAAATATGGGAATACTGCATTTTCAACGCCAAAATATAAAATTATCACTATTCAAAACTCTTTTCATGGAAGAACAATAGCTACTTTAAAAGCAACAGCTCAAGAAGATAAACATAAATATTTTGGGCCTTATCCAGATGGATTTATTTACGCAAAAGATATAACTGAAGCTATAAATTTGATTGATGATTCTACGGTTGCTGTTATGCTTGAATTGATTCAAGGTGAGGGTGGTATTTATATGCAAGATGTAAATAAAGTAAAAGAGTTAGAGAGAACTTTAAAAAATAAAAAACTTCTTTTAATAGTTGACGAAGTTCAAACAGGAGTTTATAGAAGTGGGAATTTTTTAATGTCTCAATATTTTGCAATTAAGCCAGATATTATAACTCTTGCAAAAGGTTTAGCAAGTGGAATTCCAATTGGTGTAATGATGACAAGTTTAAAAGATGTTTTAACAGCTGGTGATCATGGTTCGACATTTGGAGGAAATCATTTTTCAACTACAGTTTGTAACAAAGTTCTTGATATTTTAGAAGAATATTTAAATAGTGGAAAACTTGAATCAAATATTAATTATTTTAACAAATATTTAGACCATTTAGTTGATAGCTATCCTAAAATATTTTTACAAAGAAATGGTTGGGGATTTATGAAAGGGCTTGTATTAAAAGATGAAAATAAACTTTCTGAAATTATAAATAATGCCTTAGAAAATGGTGTTTTAGTTTTGAAATCAGGAAAAAATATAATTAGATTTTTACCACCTTTGACTATTTCAAAAAAAGAGATAAAAGAAGGGTTTAATAGATTTGAAAAAACAATTCAACAGAGTTAA
- a CDS encoding glutamine amidotransferase, producing the protein MKKIYIIKAGTTFDNIVEKYGDFEHWILKYIDDFSTQIIDIQQNEQLPKFENCAGVIITGSHAMVTQELPWSLKIEAFIKELLKHKIPLLGICYGHQLIAKSLGAEVNYHPKGMELGTVNISLSQEAQNDEIFKHLPQTFDVHVVHSQSALTLPLNAIVLASNEFEKNHAFKIEPNIWAVQFHPEYDENIMKAYISEVAKSKNINEDEILAKVKDTNYSNKIIKLFADFVKNKQS; encoded by the coding sequence ATGAAAAAGATTTATATCATAAAAGCTGGAACAACATTTGACAATATTGTTGAAAAATATGGAGATTTTGAGCATTGGATTTTAAAATATATAGATGATTTTTCAACTCAAATTATTGATATTCAACAAAATGAACAATTACCAAAATTTGAAAACTGCGCTGGTGTAATAATCACAGGTTCACACGCAATGGTGACACAAGAACTTCCATGGAGTTTAAAAATAGAAGCTTTCATAAAAGAACTTTTAAAACATAAAATACCACTTTTAGGTATTTGTTATGGTCATCAATTAATTGCAAAAAGTTTAGGTGCAGAAGTAAACTATCATCCAAAAGGTATGGAGTTAGGAACTGTAAATATTTCTCTTAGTCAAGAGGCACAAAATGATGAGATTTTCAAACATCTTCCACAAACATTTGATGTTCATGTTGTTCATTCTCAAAGTGCGTTAACTTTGCCTTTAAATGCCATTGTTTTGGCTTCAAATGAGTTTGAAAAAAATCATGCTTTTAAAATTGAGCCAAATATTTGGGCTGTTCAATTTCATCCAGAATATGATGAAAATATTATGAAAGCCTATATTAGTGAAGTTGCAAAAAGTAAAAATATAAATGAAGATGAAATATTAGCAAAAGTCAAAGATACAAATTATTCAAATAAAATCATAAAACTATTTGCAGATTTTGTAAAAAATAAACAGAGTTAA